In Arthrobacter sp. PAMC25284, a single genomic region encodes these proteins:
- a CDS encoding ABC transporter substrate-binding protein, with amino-acid sequence MTNPQPGMTRIVAGESGKPKRRRGIEIALTAGLVLLISAGATVAAGVSRDSGNTAAAAEPDQAPAAELRLGYFGNITHGPALVGVSQGIIAKDLNGTKLSTQVFTAGPAAIEALNAGALDAAYIGPNPAINSFVQSKGESIRIIAGAAAGGAQLVVKPGITSAADLRGKTLSTPQLGGTQDVALRAWLQKEGHRASPDGSGDVAINPTDNAQTLKLFQDGKLDGAWLPEPWASRLVLQAGATVLVDERDLWDGSLTGKPGEFPTTVLIVNKTFAAEHPATVKALLRAHTESVDWLNNAPAAEKAAVLNAALKETAGAELKPDVIDRALRNIVFTVDPLAGTYRKLLQDGVDAGTTKPADLTGILDLTVLNSITGRHASAAGLGLD; translated from the coding sequence ATGACTAATCCCCAGCCCGGCATGACCCGGATTGTCGCCGGCGAAAGCGGCAAGCCGAAACGCAGGCGCGGTATTGAGATTGCCCTGACCGCGGGTCTCGTGTTGCTGATCAGCGCCGGAGCCACCGTGGCGGCCGGCGTATCCCGCGACTCCGGAAACACTGCCGCGGCGGCAGAACCGGATCAGGCCCCCGCAGCGGAGCTTCGGCTCGGCTACTTCGGCAATATCACGCACGGCCCGGCGCTGGTCGGCGTCAGCCAGGGCATCATCGCGAAGGACCTCAACGGAACGAAGCTCAGCACCCAGGTCTTCACCGCCGGCCCCGCTGCCATCGAGGCCCTCAACGCCGGAGCGCTCGACGCCGCCTACATCGGCCCCAACCCGGCCATCAACTCCTTTGTGCAAAGCAAGGGCGAATCGATCCGCATCATCGCCGGCGCCGCGGCCGGAGGTGCGCAGTTGGTCGTCAAACCCGGCATCACATCCGCCGCCGACCTGCGCGGCAAGACCCTCTCCACGCCCCAGCTGGGCGGCACCCAGGACGTTGCGCTGCGGGCCTGGCTGCAGAAAGAGGGCCACCGGGCGTCCCCGGACGGCAGCGGCGACGTCGCCATCAACCCCACGGACAACGCCCAAACCCTGAAGCTGTTCCAGGACGGAAAACTCGACGGCGCCTGGCTGCCGGAACCGTGGGCGTCCCGGCTCGTGCTCCAGGCCGGCGCCACCGTCCTCGTCGATGAGAGAGACCTGTGGGACGGATCCCTCACAGGTAAACCGGGAGAATTCCCCACCACCGTCCTGATCGTCAACAAGACCTTCGCGGCCGAACACCCCGCCACGGTGAAGGCGCTGCTGAGAGCCCATACGGAATCCGTCGACTGGCTCAACAACGCGCCTGCGGCGGAGAAGGCGGCCGTCCTCAACGCCGCGCTCAAGGAAACTGCCGGGGCCGAACTAAAGCCGGACGTCATCGACCGGGCCCTGCGGAACATTGTGTTCACCGTCGACCCACTCGCCGGAACCTACCGGAAACTGCTGCAGGACGGCGTCGACGCCGGCACCACCAAACCCGCAGACCTCACCGGCATCCTCGACCTGACAGTCCTGAACTCGATCACCGGCCGGCACGCCTCCGCGGCCGGGCTCGGCCTCGACTGA
- a CDS encoding sulfate adenylyltransferase subunit 1: MSTDTDLARAAVLLDEAPLASPVLSPILSTTLFRFATAGSVDDGKSTLVGRLLHDSKAILADQLDAVARTSADRGFGGAGATGTQAIDLALLTDGLRAEREQGITIDVAYRYFATDRRSFILADCPGHVQYTKNTVTGASTADAVVVLIDARKGVLEQTRRHLSVLQLLRVAHVIVAVNKIDLVDFSEAAFREIEADVQKVGRELGLGTDDSQAGGSTDLLVIPVSALDGDNVVDRSDRTPWYGGPALLEVLETLPAADELESHLESFRFPVQLVVRPQGALAPDAVAGGLDPEAYRDYRAYAGQITEGSVKLGDAVTVLTPGQDPRTTTVTGIDFAGRELTEAVAPQSVALRLGDEFDVARGDTIAAAGTITEASADLYAALCWLSPKPLREGAKVLVKHGTRTVQALVRTVSGKLDLASFQLEATTTLGLNDIGHAQLRLAAPLPLENYLHHRRTGAFLVIDPLDGNTLAAGLVRDHPGDHEDERYSI; this comes from the coding sequence ATGAGCACCGACACTGACCTTGCCCGCGCCGCCGTCCTCCTTGACGAGGCCCCGCTGGCATCACCGGTTTTGTCTCCAATTTTGTCCACGACACTGTTCCGCTTCGCGACCGCCGGTTCGGTCGACGACGGCAAGTCCACCCTGGTGGGGCGCCTGCTGCACGATTCCAAGGCGATCCTCGCTGACCAGCTCGACGCCGTCGCCCGCACCTCGGCGGACCGCGGCTTCGGCGGGGCGGGTGCCACCGGCACACAGGCGATCGACCTGGCGCTGCTCACCGACGGCCTGCGTGCCGAGCGGGAACAGGGCATCACGATCGACGTCGCGTACCGCTACTTCGCCACGGACCGCCGCAGCTTCATCCTCGCGGACTGCCCCGGCCACGTGCAGTACACCAAGAACACGGTGACCGGCGCGTCCACCGCGGACGCCGTCGTCGTGCTCATCGACGCCCGCAAGGGTGTCCTGGAGCAGACCCGCCGGCACCTGTCCGTGCTGCAGCTGCTGCGCGTGGCGCACGTGATCGTGGCCGTGAACAAAATCGACCTCGTCGACTTCAGCGAAGCCGCGTTCCGGGAAATCGAAGCCGACGTCCAGAAGGTCGGCCGCGAACTCGGCCTCGGAACTGATGATTCACAGGCGGGCGGCAGTACTGACCTGCTGGTCATCCCGGTGTCCGCGCTCGACGGCGATAACGTGGTCGACCGCTCGGACCGCACCCCCTGGTACGGGGGCCCGGCGCTGCTCGAGGTCCTCGAAACCCTGCCCGCCGCGGACGAACTCGAAAGCCACCTCGAAAGCTTCCGGTTCCCCGTCCAGCTCGTTGTCCGGCCGCAGGGCGCACTGGCCCCCGACGCCGTCGCGGGCGGTCTCGACCCGGAAGCGTACCGGGACTACCGGGCCTACGCCGGGCAGATCACGGAAGGCTCAGTAAAGCTCGGCGACGCTGTCACAGTGCTCACACCCGGACAGGACCCGCGCACCACCACGGTGACCGGCATCGATTTCGCCGGCCGCGAGCTCACCGAAGCGGTGGCCCCGCAATCCGTGGCGCTGCGCCTCGGGGACGAGTTCGACGTCGCCCGGGGCGACACAATCGCCGCGGCCGGGACCATTACCGAGGCCTCGGCCGACCTCTACGCTGCACTGTGCTGGCTTTCGCCCAAGCCGTTGCGCGAGGGCGCCAAAGTGCTCGTCAAGCACGGCACCCGCACGGTCCAGGCCCTGGTCCGCACCGTGTCGGGAAAGCTCGATCTCGCCAGCTTCCAGCTCGAAGCCACCACAACGCTGGGCCTGAACGACATCGGCCATGCCCAGTTGCGGCTTGCGGCTCCGCTGCCGCTGGAGAACTACCTGCACCACCGCCGCACCGGTGCTTTCCTGGTCATCGACCCGCTGGATGGCAACACCCTCGCCGCGGGCCTGGTCAGGGACCACCCCGGCGACCACGAGGACGAGCGCTACTCGATCTGA
- a CDS encoding ABC transporter ATP-binding protein — MPVVLENLGKRFGNDAPVLDDVNANIAPGEFVALLGASGCGKSTLLNIIAGLELPTSGALEVPSDGAAFMFQDAALFPWLTAMENIELALKLRGVGKSDRRTKARELLELVHLAGAGDKRPHELSGGMRQRVSLARALAQDRQLLLMDEPFAALDAITRDLLHDELERIWKETGRTIVFVTHNVREAVRLGQRVLLLSSRPGRVVQEWSVSEEHRTDAGLAGALTGVITARLREEIRRHAK; from the coding sequence ATGCCAGTCGTACTGGAAAACCTGGGCAAACGCTTCGGAAACGACGCCCCGGTGCTGGACGACGTCAACGCCAACATTGCGCCGGGCGAATTCGTTGCCCTGCTCGGTGCCTCCGGCTGCGGCAAGTCCACCCTGCTGAACATCATCGCGGGACTGGAACTCCCGACGTCGGGCGCCCTGGAAGTGCCCAGTGACGGCGCCGCGTTTATGTTCCAGGACGCCGCCCTGTTCCCCTGGCTGACCGCCATGGAAAACATCGAGCTGGCACTGAAGCTGCGCGGCGTCGGCAAATCCGACCGCCGGACCAAAGCCCGTGAACTCCTGGAGCTGGTGCATCTGGCCGGGGCCGGGGACAAGCGCCCGCATGAGCTCTCCGGCGGTATGCGCCAGCGGGTGTCCCTGGCCCGCGCGCTCGCGCAGGACCGGCAGCTGCTGCTGATGGATGAGCCGTTCGCCGCACTCGATGCCATCACCCGCGACCTGTTGCACGACGAGCTGGAACGCATCTGGAAAGAAACCGGGCGCACCATCGTGTTCGTGACCCACAACGTCCGCGAAGCCGTCCGCCTGGGACAGCGCGTTCTCCTGCTGTCCTCCCGCCCCGGCCGTGTGGTGCAGGAGTGGAGCGTGTCCGAAGAACACCGAACTGACGCCGGACTTGCCGGAGCGCTGACCGGGGTCATCACCGCCCGGCTGCGAGAGGAGATTCGCCGCCATGCCAAGTAA
- the cysD gene encoding sulfate adenylyltransferase subunit CysD, translating to MSTQITNEDLELAVLDLDADSPKAAHRASEERASVSKPRGESASRLSSLDTLESEAIHIIREVVAEFEKPALLFSGGKDSVVMLHLATKAFWPGKVPFPVLHVDTGHNFPEVIDFRDRTVERLGLKLVVGSVQEFIDRGELAERADGTRNPLQTIPLLDAIQSNKFDAVFGGGRRDEDKARAKERILSLRDEFGQWDPRNQRPELWNLYNGRHTVGQHVRAFPISNWTELDIWRYIEREGIELPGLYYAHDREVFARDGMWRAVGEVSQPRADEQVITKTVRYRTVGDMSCTGAVESAAATVRDVVIEVAASTITERGATRADDRISEAAMEDRKKDGYF from the coding sequence ATGAGCACCCAAATCACCAACGAGGACCTGGAGCTGGCCGTGCTGGATCTTGACGCTGATTCTCCGAAAGCGGCGCATCGCGCGAGCGAGGAACGAGCGAGTGTGTCTAAGCCGCGTGGAGAATCAGCGTCAAGACTCTCCTCGCTGGACACTCTTGAGTCCGAGGCCATTCACATCATCCGCGAGGTCGTCGCCGAGTTCGAGAAGCCTGCGCTGCTGTTCTCCGGCGGCAAGGATTCCGTGGTGATGCTGCACCTGGCCACGAAGGCGTTCTGGCCCGGCAAGGTGCCCTTTCCGGTGCTGCATGTTGACACCGGCCACAACTTCCCCGAGGTCATCGACTTCCGCGACCGCACGGTCGAGCGGCTGGGCCTCAAGCTCGTCGTCGGCTCTGTGCAGGAGTTCATTGACCGCGGCGAACTGGCCGAACGCGCCGACGGCACCCGCAACCCGCTGCAGACCATCCCGCTGCTGGACGCGATCCAGTCCAACAAGTTCGACGCCGTGTTCGGCGGCGGCCGCCGCGACGAGGACAAGGCCCGCGCCAAGGAACGCATCCTGAGCCTGCGCGACGAATTTGGCCAGTGGGACCCGCGCAACCAGCGCCCCGAACTGTGGAACCTCTACAACGGCCGCCACACCGTGGGCCAGCACGTGAGGGCCTTCCCGATCAGCAACTGGACCGAATTGGATATCTGGCGCTACATCGAGCGCGAAGGCATCGAGCTCCCCGGCCTGTACTACGCGCATGACCGCGAGGTTTTCGCCCGAGACGGCATGTGGCGGGCAGTGGGCGAAGTCTCCCAGCCGCGTGCGGATGAGCAAGTCATCACCAAGACCGTCCGCTACCGGACTGTGGGGGACATGTCCTGCACCGGCGCCGTGGAATCGGCCGCCGCCACCGTGCGCGACGTTGTGATCGAAGTTGCCGCGTCCACCATCACCGAACGTGGCGCCACCCGGGCCGATGACCGGATCTCCGAGGCCGCCATGGAAGACCGCAAGAAGGACGGCTATTTCTAA
- a CDS encoding pyridoxal-phosphate dependent enzyme gives MNRPRPPSSPAVPADPSGSHRVEGIGIGFIPPLWEPDQIDAIEQVTSADAMIMGRRLARETGIFAGTSTGADVAAALRVAERLGPGSSVVAVIVDSGLRYLSTDLYR, from the coding sequence TTGAACCGGCCGAGGCCGCCGTCCTCTCCGGCGGTCCCAGCGGATCCCAGCGGATCCCACCGGGTCGAGGGTATCGGGATCGGGTTCATTCCTCCGCTGTGGGAACCGGACCAGATCGATGCGATTGAACAGGTCACCAGCGCGGACGCCATGATCATGGGCCGCAGGCTCGCCCGGGAAACCGGGATCTTCGCCGGCACCTCCACCGGGGCCGACGTCGCGGCCGCGCTGCGGGTGGCGGAACGGCTCGGACCAGGTTCGTCCGTGGTCGCCGTCATCGTTGACTCCGGGCTGCGGTACCTCAGCACCGATCTGTACCGGTAG
- a CDS encoding putative quinol monooxygenase — MAPKFGVLAIVEAQAGKEQDVWDFLNNGRAIVADEPGTQTWYAFRASATTFGIFDTFASEEARQAHLQGAIPAALAEHGPALLAGQPDIKLIELIAVK, encoded by the coding sequence GTGGCACCAAAATTTGGCGTTTTGGCGATTGTCGAGGCCCAAGCCGGGAAAGAACAGGACGTCTGGGATTTCCTCAACAACGGCCGCGCGATCGTCGCGGATGAACCAGGAACGCAGACCTGGTATGCCTTTCGTGCCAGCGCCACCACGTTCGGCATCTTCGACACGTTTGCGAGCGAGGAGGCGCGCCAGGCGCACCTGCAGGGTGCTATTCCCGCCGCGCTCGCCGAGCACGGCCCGGCATTGCTGGCCGGGCAGCCCGATATCAAGCTGATCGAGCTCATTGCCGTGAAGTAG
- the cobA gene encoding uroporphyrinogen-III C-methyltransferase, giving the protein MAIQDIYPTALRLLGRPVLVVGGGPVAARRAKGLLDAGARVTVVAPDASPQLSDLATAGLLDWEPRPYRSSDVDGVWFVQTATGDSTVDARVAADAEAERIWCVNASDHESSAAWTPAVAVVDDVKIAVNAGGDPRRAMALRDAVATALETGDLPLRRHRPASGNTPGPVALIGGGPGDSGLITVRGRRLLGQADVVVADRLGPRDLLNELAPDVRVIEVGKTPGHHPVPQAEINRILVAEAQSGHRVVRLKGGDPYVLGRGGEEAEYCRQHGVEVEVVPGVTSAISVPAAAGIPVTHRGLAKGFSVVTGHEELSEVPARADHTVILLMGVGQLRESAASLARAGLPAGTPVGIVENGYLPNQRVTIGTLGTIADQAEDAGVANPAVIVIGDVVRVSPFAPSHFKTADYSTTSPNAPRRAQRPALAP; this is encoded by the coding sequence ATGGCAATTCAGGACATTTACCCCACGGCGCTGCGCCTGCTCGGCCGGCCCGTGCTGGTCGTTGGCGGCGGCCCGGTCGCCGCACGCCGCGCCAAAGGGCTGCTCGACGCCGGCGCCCGCGTTACCGTCGTCGCGCCCGACGCCTCTCCGCAGCTGAGTGACCTTGCGACTGCCGGGCTCCTGGACTGGGAGCCGCGGCCGTACCGCAGTTCCGACGTCGACGGCGTCTGGTTCGTCCAGACGGCCACCGGCGATTCAACCGTGGACGCCCGAGTCGCCGCCGACGCCGAAGCGGAGCGCATCTGGTGCGTCAACGCCTCGGACCACGAATCCTCCGCCGCCTGGACCCCGGCCGTGGCAGTGGTCGACGACGTCAAGATCGCCGTGAACGCCGGGGGAGACCCCCGCCGTGCCATGGCGTTGCGTGACGCCGTCGCGACCGCCCTGGAGACTGGTGATCTGCCGCTGCGCCGGCACCGTCCCGCAAGCGGCAACACCCCAGGGCCGGTGGCCCTCATCGGCGGTGGCCCGGGCGACTCCGGACTGATCACGGTCCGCGGCCGGCGGCTCTTGGGCCAGGCAGACGTCGTCGTCGCGGACCGGCTCGGCCCGCGCGACTTGCTCAACGAACTCGCCCCCGACGTCCGCGTGATCGAAGTCGGCAAGACCCCCGGCCACCACCCGGTGCCGCAGGCCGAGATCAACCGGATCCTGGTCGCGGAAGCGCAGTCCGGCCACCGCGTGGTCCGGCTCAAGGGCGGAGACCCGTACGTCCTGGGACGCGGCGGCGAGGAGGCCGAATATTGCCGGCAACACGGCGTCGAGGTCGAAGTCGTTCCCGGCGTGACCTCAGCAATCTCCGTCCCCGCCGCAGCGGGTATCCCGGTCACGCACCGGGGGCTGGCGAAGGGCTTCAGCGTCGTCACCGGCCACGAGGAGCTCTCCGAGGTCCCCGCCCGGGCCGACCACACTGTGATTCTGCTCATGGGTGTGGGCCAACTCCGGGAGTCTGCCGCCTCGCTGGCCCGCGCCGGTTTGCCAGCCGGGACGCCTGTTGGCATCGTAGAGAATGGGTATCTGCCGAATCAGCGGGTAACCATCGGAACCCTTGGGACCATCGCGGACCAGGCGGAGGATGCCGGCGTCGCAAACCCCGCCGTGATTGTGATCGGTGACGTGGTCCGTGTCAGCCCGTTCGCGCCGTCGCACTTCAAGACCGCGGACTACAGCACGACGTCGCCGAACGCTCCACGCCGGGCCCAGAGGCCCGCTTTGGCGCCGTAG
- a CDS encoding trimeric intracellular cation channel family protein — MTFSFNVVLVWLELAGVFFFAVSGSLLAARKQFDMIGSLLLASLVSLGGGVIRDIIINAGPPAAFTNPAYLAPPLLATVLVYFLFNGVQRFTSLLTLFDAGGLALFCISGTLTALAAGMHPFAAVLLGVTTAVGGGLLRDITANEVPQLFNSNDLYALPAFLGSALTVVLSLVHSFNVVSAGAVAVLVFVFRVTAWRRQWRIPLAVRGWHRLGLDGADSGSRD; from the coding sequence TTGACCTTCTCCTTTAACGTTGTCCTGGTCTGGCTGGAGCTGGCCGGTGTCTTCTTCTTCGCCGTCTCAGGATCGCTGCTTGCGGCACGGAAACAATTCGACATGATCGGCTCCCTTTTGCTGGCCTCTCTGGTCAGCCTGGGCGGCGGTGTCATCCGGGACATCATCATCAACGCCGGCCCGCCCGCGGCCTTCACCAACCCGGCCTATCTCGCGCCGCCGCTCCTGGCCACGGTGCTCGTGTACTTCCTGTTCAACGGCGTCCAGCGGTTCACGTCGCTCCTGACCTTGTTCGACGCCGGCGGTCTGGCCCTGTTCTGCATCAGCGGAACCCTGACGGCACTTGCCGCCGGGATGCACCCCTTCGCTGCTGTCCTGTTGGGGGTCACGACGGCCGTCGGTGGCGGGCTGCTGCGGGACATCACGGCGAACGAGGTGCCCCAGTTATTCAACAGCAATGATCTCTACGCCCTCCCCGCGTTCCTGGGGTCTGCACTGACCGTCGTCCTGTCCCTCGTTCACAGTTTCAACGTGGTCTCCGCCGGCGCCGTCGCGGTGCTGGTTTTCGTCTTCCGGGTCACGGCCTGGCGGCGTCAATGGCGTATTCCGCTGGCCGTCCGCGGCTGGCACCGTCTCGGTCTGGATGGTGCGGATAGCGGCAGCCGGGATTAG
- a CDS encoding phosphoadenylyl-sulfate reductase: MSVPVAATNAPALRSDDELKALAGAGAAELGWDAPAREVIAWVVRHFELPAVAVACSMADAVLPALVADQLPGVDVLFLETGYHFPETYTTRDEVAANLRVNVVDVLPENTVEQQDRLLGKDLFARDAAQCCALRKVAPLRRTLAGYELWFTGVRRDEAPTRTNTPLITWDETNGLVKVNPVAAWSYDQLVQYSDDNLLPVNPLLSQGYPSIGCQPCTRKVAPGDDPRAGRWAGTDKTECGLHV; the protein is encoded by the coding sequence ATGAGCGTGCCCGTAGCTGCCACTAACGCCCCGGCCCTGCGGTCCGACGACGAGCTCAAGGCCCTCGCCGGTGCCGGGGCCGCCGAGCTTGGCTGGGACGCCCCGGCCCGGGAGGTCATCGCCTGGGTGGTCCGCCACTTCGAGCTCCCGGCCGTCGCCGTCGCGTGCTCCATGGCCGACGCCGTCCTCCCGGCGCTGGTCGCGGACCAGCTGCCCGGCGTCGACGTCCTGTTCCTGGAAACCGGCTACCACTTCCCGGAAACCTATACGACCCGGGATGAGGTCGCCGCGAATCTCCGCGTCAACGTCGTCGACGTGCTGCCGGAGAACACCGTGGAGCAGCAGGACCGGCTCCTGGGCAAGGATCTCTTCGCCCGCGATGCCGCCCAGTGCTGCGCGCTCCGCAAGGTCGCCCCGCTGCGCCGGACCCTCGCCGGCTACGAACTCTGGTTCACCGGCGTCCGCCGCGACGAGGCCCCGACCCGCACCAACACCCCGCTGATCACCTGGGACGAGACCAACGGCCTGGTCAAGGTCAACCCGGTGGCGGCCTGGAGCTACGACCAGCTGGTCCAGTACTCCGACGACAACCTCCTTCCCGTCAACCCGCTGCTTTCACAGGGCTACCCGTCCATTGGCTGCCAGCCCTGCACCCGCAAGGTGGCGCCCGGCGATGACCCCCGCGCCGGACGCTGGGCAGGAACCGACAAGACAGAATGCGGACTACACGTATGA
- a CDS encoding sirohydrochlorin chelatase: MNSPILIACAHGTSSRLGAAEVNALRDGIAALRPGLDVREAYVDVQEPELPAVVAGLPAGETAVVVPLLLSVGYHVKVDIARAVKSRPDTVAAAPLGPDPRLAALLDQRLREAGVIDSDTVILAAAGSSDPTAAQNVEELANQLRALRPNRIIAAYGASAKPSVPDAVHAVREEGALVAAGPQGRVVIASYLLAPGFFHDQLAEAGADLVTAPLLPSPVLAEIALERFDAALAAGI, translated from the coding sequence ATGAATAGCCCCATCCTGATCGCCTGTGCCCACGGCACGTCCAGTCGCCTTGGCGCCGCGGAGGTCAACGCGCTCCGTGACGGCATCGCCGCCCTGCGGCCCGGACTCGACGTCCGCGAGGCCTACGTCGACGTGCAGGAGCCGGAGCTGCCGGCCGTGGTGGCCGGGCTGCCGGCGGGGGAGACCGCCGTCGTTGTGCCGTTGCTGCTGAGCGTCGGCTACCACGTCAAAGTGGACATCGCCCGGGCGGTCAAGAGCCGGCCGGACACGGTGGCGGCCGCGCCGCTGGGACCGGACCCGCGCCTGGCTGCCCTGCTGGACCAGCGCCTGCGGGAAGCCGGTGTCATCGATAGCGACACCGTGATCCTCGCCGCGGCCGGCTCCTCCGACCCCACCGCCGCGCAAAACGTGGAGGAGCTTGCAAACCAGCTGCGGGCACTGCGGCCCAACCGGATCATCGCCGCGTACGGCGCTTCGGCCAAGCCTTCGGTGCCGGACGCCGTGCACGCTGTGCGCGAAGAGGGCGCTTTGGTGGCCGCAGGGCCACAAGGGCGGGTTGTGATCGCTTCCTATCTCCTCGCGCCCGGCTTCTTCCACGACCAGCTGGCCGAAGCCGGCGCGGACCTCGTCACGGCGCCGTTGCTGCCTTCCCCGGTGCTCGCCGAGATCGCGCTGGAGCGCTTCGACGCAGCCCTGGCGGCGGGCATCTGA
- a CDS encoding ABC transporter permease, with protein MPSNPTSLEKATGPDTGGPAASRHVTAALTRSSTGTEDLRELESGLDSLQSDAPRAARIDWSRILLPVAALVVLILAWQFYVSLGLKRRDQVPGPLDVLGQVGTLWAEGSLQGAVWTSLQRGIVGFLISVAIATPVGLLLAQVAPLRRAFGPLISGLQVLPSVAWVPAAIIWFGLTDATVYFVVLMGAIPSIINGLISGVDQIPPQYRRVGTVLGASRLQLALQIILPAALPGYLGGLKQGWAFSWRSLMAAEIIAAGGTIGFGLGSMLDQGRDLADMTVVMSAILLILAVGILIELLVFAPVEKRLLQRRGLLAGSTR; from the coding sequence ATGCCAAGTAACCCGACCTCCCTTGAAAAGGCCACCGGACCGGACACCGGCGGCCCCGCTGCCTCCCGGCACGTTACTGCCGCCCTAACCAGGTCCTCCACGGGCACAGAAGACCTGCGCGAGCTCGAATCGGGGCTGGACTCGCTGCAGTCCGACGCCCCCCGCGCCGCCCGGATCGACTGGAGCCGGATCCTGCTCCCAGTCGCCGCACTGGTGGTCCTGATCCTGGCGTGGCAGTTTTACGTGTCGCTCGGACTCAAACGCCGCGACCAGGTGCCGGGCCCGCTCGACGTTCTGGGACAGGTCGGTACCCTGTGGGCTGAGGGGTCCTTGCAGGGAGCCGTGTGGACCTCGCTGCAGCGCGGCATTGTCGGGTTCCTGATCAGCGTTGCCATCGCGACGCCGGTAGGACTCCTGCTCGCCCAGGTGGCCCCGTTGCGGCGTGCGTTCGGTCCGCTGATTTCCGGGCTGCAGGTGCTTCCGTCCGTGGCCTGGGTGCCTGCCGCCATCATATGGTTTGGGCTCACGGACGCCACGGTGTACTTCGTGGTGCTGATGGGCGCCATCCCGTCGATCATCAACGGGCTCATTTCGGGGGTCGACCAGATCCCGCCGCAGTATCGCCGGGTGGGCACCGTGCTGGGCGCGTCACGGCTGCAACTGGCCCTGCAGATCATTCTGCCGGCGGCCCTGCCCGGGTATCTGGGCGGGCTCAAGCAGGGCTGGGCGTTCTCCTGGCGGTCGTTGATGGCCGCCGAAATCATTGCCGCCGGCGGCACGATCGGCTTCGGGCTGGGGTCCATGCTCGACCAGGGCCGGGACCTCGCGGACATGACCGTGGTGATGTCCGCGATTCTACTCATCCTGGCTGTTGGGATCCTGATCGAACTGCTCGTCTTCGCGCCGGTGGAGAAGCGCCTGCTGCAGCGCCGCGGCCTGCTCGCCGGCAGCACCCGCTAA